Below is a genomic region from Cotesia glomerata isolate CgM1 linkage group LG5, MPM_Cglom_v2.3, whole genome shotgun sequence.
GACGATAGTTTGAAGACAGTCGAGCAGAACAGAGATGACTATCAAATGCCTCTAAAAATCCTATCTTACAAGGACCTCTACGGCTGGACAATGGACAAAATAGTCGAACAAATAGgccgtaaaaataattgtaccTTTTGCGGGGTATTTAGACGCCAAGCTTTAGACCGTGGTGCTGCTCTTCTGGAGGTTGATTGCATCGCTACTGGACACAATGCTGATGATATTGCAGAGACTGTTTTGATGAATATTTTACGGGGAGATATTGCTAGGCTTGAGAGATGTACGTCAATAATTACGGTAATtacatttctttatttataattttttataaaaatttcattaatctttaatttagttaaaaatttaaaaatcaattttaaattttaattttatcgattttttttttaattttaatgttttttaaagaaattaaaagtaaatttttaataaaaattttattaattttttacaaaaattttactaatttttaatctacttaaaaagtgaaaatttaattttaaatttaaattttgattttttttttaatttaaatttttttaagaaaaattaatttttaataaaaattttactaatttttaatttacttaaaactgaaaaattaatttaaagttttaatattatcgatttatttttaaattttaattttttttaaataaattaaaaattaatttttagtaaaaattttattaatttttgataataattctattaatttttaataaaaattttattaatttttgacaaaaatttgactaatttttaatttaattaaaaactgaaaaatcaattttaaattttaattttatcgatttttttttaattttaatgttttttaaagaaattaaaagtaaatttttaataaaaattttattaattttttacaaaaattttattaattttttacaaaaattttactaattttaaatctacttaaaaagtgaaaatttaattttaaatttaattaaaaactgaaaaatcaattttaaattttaattttatcgatttttttttgaaattttaattttttttaaagaaattaaaaattaatttttaataaaaattttattaatttttaatttacttaaaaacgcaaaaattgatttaaaattaaaattttgatttttttttcaatgttaattttttttaaagaaattaaaaattaatttttaataaaaattttattaatttttaatttacttaaaaacgcaaaaattgatttaaaattaaaattttgatttttttttcaatgttaattttttttaaagaaattaaaaattaatttttaataataattttactaatttttaaaaaaaattttattaatatttaatttgcttaaaactgaaaaaattattttgaattttaattttatcgattttttattttaaatttttttaaagaaattaaaaattaatttttaatgaaaatttcattaatttttaatttacatgaaaactaaaaaattaattttcaattaaaattttattgatattttttttaataataatttatttttactctaaCAGTCTGGTGAAGATACAATAATGCGTTGCAAGCCACTGAAGTACACTTACGAAAAGGAAATAGTAATGTACGCCTACTACAAACAGCTCGTTTACTTCTCAACAGAGTGCATATTCGCGCCGAATGCGTACCGCGGACACACGAGGacttttctgaaaaatttggaaaaagtAAGGCCATCCTCAATCATTGATATCATCCATTCAGGCGAAAGGTTGCAGGTCAAAGGGACTGTGAAGATGCCTGAGCGAAGACACTGCAGTCGCTGCGGATTCGTGTCCAGTCAGGAAATTTGCAAGGCTTGCATCTTGCTGGAAGGATTGAATCGCGGATTACCTAAGCTAGGTATCGGAAAATCTCAACGTGCTATGCAGCTTCTGACtaagaataaagaaaaatctgTTGAATTTTAGAtagttaaatttgtaaataaagattttgtattttttacaaaaaagtttatttttacgagtctaaaattaacagaagacattttttaaattataaatatttttttaaacgtaaagttcaattttttttttttttttttttttttcaattttaagcttgataaaaaaattttttataatttaaataaatgttagcTGTCTGCAAActtaaaactcaattttttttgactcgAATTCCagattaaagaa
It encodes:
- the LOC123265359 gene encoding cytoplasmic tRNA 2-thiolation protein 1, yielding MPPKCSANCPNKAILKRPKTGDALCKECFFLAFETEIHHTIVNGKLFKPGYKVAIGASGGKDSTVLAYVLKVLNDRYNYGLDLFLLSIDEGITGYRDDSLKTVEQNRDDYQMPLKILSYKDLYGWTMDKIVEQIGRKNNCTFCGVFRRQALDRGAALLEVDCIATGHNADDIAETVLMNILRGDIARLERCTSIITSGEDTIMRCKPLKYTYEKEIVMYAYYKQLVYFSTECIFAPNAYRGHTRTFLKNLEKVRPSSIIDIIHSGERLQVKGTVKMPERRHCSRCGFVSSQEICKACILLEGLNRGLPKLGIGKSQRAMQLLTKNKEKSVEF